Genomic DNA from Alicyclobacillus fastidiosus:
ATCGAGTGTGATGCTCCCCATATAGTTCAAGTCCGCCTGAGTCACCGTCAGTCTGTGCAATTTCCCCTTACATATTTTGCGAAGCACGGCGCAAACAGCCTCCTTGTTGCATAGCGCTGCCCGGACGCCTGAAGCCACCTTCTGGCGGCTCTAGACTGGTGCATTGACGCCACGTAGTCAACTCCACATATACTGTGCTGGGCATTGCATCGAGGTGATGAAATCGTGGCAGGTTCGGCAGGATTTATCGGTGTAGCAACAACCGCTTTGCCAAAAAGGCGATCGATTGGGGAAAGGCGGATCACCCGCCCGTCGATGCAGTATATTCGGCTAGCGGAGAACGCATTCGCCCGCGGTGTGACACTGTATTTGTTTCATCCTCATCAGGTCGACTGGGGAAAGGGGAAAGTTCGTGCGTGGATGCCAGAAAATCTGGCTCGTCCACGAGGAAACTGGATCGTCAAAATGGAGCGGTTGCCAGACGTCGTCTACGAGAACGTCTACGTCCATCTCGCTATGCAAGGGTACACGAGCGAACTGCGAAAAGCGATGAGAATGCGTAAGATCCCGCTGTACAATCCGGTGCTGCCTGGGAAATGGCGAATGGTCGAGGTGTTGCGAGCAAACAACATGTCGGACTTCACGCCGCAAACTGAACACCTTCGGAGTGCGAAACAGGCCATCGAGCGACTCAATCAGTGGAACGTCGTCTACGTCAAGCCGATCGGAGGTTACGGAGGTATGGACGTCGCCCGCGTGGAGCGCCTGGGAGCAGGCCGCTACCGAGTGGGTACGGACAGGACGAAATCCCAGACCGCACACGTGCGGATGACGATGACGGAAGCGGAACTGCGCAAGTGGATCGGAACGCGCCTGCGCAAACCCCAGATTATCCAACGCGGGCTCCGCCTCATCTCGGTGGGTGGGCGCAAGGTCGATTTTCGCGTTGTCCTGCATCGGGATGGTGCTGGGGAATGGCAACTGATCGGAATTGTGCCGAAGATGGCGGCAAGGGATGGCGTCGTGACGAACATCATCGCAGGCGGTGAGCGAACCGACGTCGAGCAGCTCAGCGCTCTCGCCGAGCGCGAAGGCAAGCGACTCCCGTTGGCGGAGCTCGAGCGCAAGGCGAAGCAAATCGCCGGCATCCTGTCGAAGCGCTATCCGACAATGGGGCTTGTCGGCTTCGATATGGCGGTCGAGGAAGATTTGACGGTGTCGATGATCGAAATGAATCCCAAGCCAGCGCGGTCGCTTCTGTCGAAGGCGATGTTGGAGCGCCTCGCCAAACACACGGTGGGTTTCGCGACGTACTTGGCGAAGCGTCGTACGAATCTGTCGTCGCTCGCGTCGAGTGGCGCGATGGCGGACGAGGTTTCACAGTTACTGTAAATGAGCTGGCCGCCGATCGCCATGCCTTGGCCTGTGCACCT
This window encodes:
- a CDS encoding YheC/YheD family protein, encoding MAGSAGFIGVATTALPKRRSIGERRITRPSMQYIRLAENAFARGVTLYLFHPHQVDWGKGKVRAWMPENLARPRGNWIVKMERLPDVVYENVYVHLAMQGYTSELRKAMRMRKIPLYNPVLPGKWRMVEVLRANNMSDFTPQTEHLRSAKQAIERLNQWNVVYVKPIGGYGGMDVARVERLGAGRYRVGTDRTKSQTAHVRMTMTEAELRKWIGTRLRKPQIIQRGLRLISVGGRKVDFRVVLHRDGAGEWQLIGIVPKMAARDGVVTNIIAGGERTDVEQLSALAEREGKRLPLAELERKAKQIAGILSKRYPTMGLVGFDMAVEEDLTVSMIEMNPKPARSLLSKAMLERLAKHTVGFATYLAKRRTNLSSLASSGAMADEVSQLL